In the genome of Candidatus Bathyarchaeota archaeon, one region contains:
- the larA gene encoding nickel-dependent lactate racemase, giving the protein MVEVWLPYGKTEVCVRVETKNLLNVIEPQERTVVGDVQSEIERSLTNPIDSQPLVEIAKSSASASILLEDMGTSLNSLIVSPVLKALNSAGLGNENVSIVVSCDLFRVHPPEGGTRILSDEILSTTKVLLHTPGAGEYINIGKTSRGTPVNVEKRIVEADLKIVIGSVKPHAFFGYGGPMTSATLGILSLDSIHQNLMLSLDSEVGNGVCIGNPVFDDAVEASGKIGADFAMNIVVNRRSELIGVFSGDAHKSFMEAVNFVEETCKSPIDTLAEVTFISPGGFPLDATLQESSLCLDNAVKATKMGKTIVLVAECSMGLGSKEFREAIKGFSDVKTLEKKLRKKPNVAGLMVHHMAMVLGAMKNAIIVSILPNYCIPESLNIELARTANEGLRKALEFGGGNSKVSLIPFGNMTIPEAKISE; this is encoded by the coding sequence TTGGTTGAGGTTTGGCTGCCATATGGAAAGACAGAAGTATGCGTTAGGGTAGAGACAAAGAATCTTCTTAACGTTATCGAGCCTCAGGAGAGAACCGTCGTAGGAGATGTTCAAAGTGAAATAGAGAGAAGCTTGACTAATCCAATAGATTCGCAGCCCTTAGTTGAGATCGCAAAATCCAGTGCCAGCGCATCTATACTGCTGGAGGATATGGGGACCAGTCTAAACAGTCTAATTGTTTCTCCCGTCCTGAAAGCACTTAACTCAGCTGGGCTTGGAAACGAAAATGTCAGCATCGTAGTATCTTGCGATCTATTCCGCGTCCACCCCCCGGAAGGCGGCACCAGAATTCTTAGTGACGAAATACTTTCAACAACGAAGGTCCTATTACATACCCCCGGGGCAGGCGAGTACATCAATATTGGAAAGACATCTAGGGGAACGCCAGTAAATGTTGAGAAAAGAATTGTGGAAGCCGATCTGAAAATCGTCATAGGATCTGTTAAACCTCATGCATTTTTCGGCTATGGCGGCCCGATGACCTCAGCCACGCTGGGAATCCTAAGCTTAGATAGCATCCATCAAAATCTTATGTTAAGCCTTGACTCAGAAGTCGGGAACGGAGTCTGCATAGGCAACCCTGTCTTTGATGATGCTGTCGAGGCGTCAGGTAAAATTGGAGCCGACTTTGCTATGAATATAGTCGTAAATAGGAGATCGGAATTAATTGGGGTTTTCTCAGGCGACGCCCATAAATCTTTCATGGAAGCCGTCAATTTTGTTGAAGAGACATGTAAATCCCCAATAGACACCCTTGCAGAGGTAACCTTCATAAGCCCAGGGGGTTTCCCTCTAGATGCCACCCTTCAGGAGTCATCCCTATGCTTAGACAACGCGGTTAAAGCTACGAAGATGGGGAAAACAATAGTTCTCGTGGCCGAATGCTCCATGGGCCTCGGCAGCAAAGAGTTCCGAGAGGCGATCAAGGGTTTTAGCGACGTAAAAACTCTCGAAAAGAAACTGAGAAAGAAACCGAACGTCGCCGGGCTAATGGTTCATCATATGGCAATGGTTCTTGGTGCGATGAAGAATGCGATAATTGTTTCCATTCTTCCTAATTACTGTATCCCCGAGTCGCTAAATATCGAATTGGCTAGAACTGCTAATGAGGGGCTTCGA
- a CDS encoding FtsX-like permease family protein, which yields MQPYLRYSVRGLTKRPWRSFFTIFMLMVALMLMTGTSIASNNIPALVESSLEEARMADFTVDTIPLSTSILHSIIGRKDYVDEYEMRLVMRTTAFNVKGWPESTDILLIGVNSPLKLNRVSVVSGRLFEEDEEALVVEHDLGENVLGRNLLVKTLAGNVTLKVVGTCRAVWMPRWYASSIAYALVHIKVLQRIMSLDGCANQVLVKIKGGYNTVDCMNDLRMGLQAYGAVSTSIQGQVIPFIETRTYYNYLVSLFSLIGVSLLAVSLALMYCSLNLMVTQEYRDLGTLRALGANRRDIVTAYMLRGLLLGALGSISGVFLGVIAARTLLSGFASVSQIFEGASYFVGFLPEIIGQNAEMLVAYIVLGTSLSLLLVMPPAAIASNIPPSQAMKSFSGLLAMSGRSNPRTSRGPLFMRYALRSLARRKGREAAIVIVIAVSVAVNSTLLAASEAQQNLLNETIAALNFDYIICLNRRFNATLLGTDLEPFLNEAEFIEFAYYTNMRAAGYTLFAIGMPVGATYFNYPLVEGGRFTGEMCEVILTESLAKIIGARVNGNLTFSTDIRSANLTVIGIRRDPIFNVLVLPLPTAQMLDSAEGSVNAFVIKAKAGVDSSRLIQNIRRSVRGYLWHIDRAGIINILSDLLTEAFQSTATVMITFTWITSVLLIFSIAGQNINEERMVIAILRALGLSRGKCIILIAFKLLVLGVVSAVLCGVLTPLILKVFSDLLASTLQLRIPLYLSPGILVNSAIFILVTTLPSGLILGVYAASLNIVSTLRYE from the coding sequence ATGCAACCCTATCTCAGATATTCTGTGAGGGGATTGACGAAGCGCCCCTGGAGATCATTCTTTACAATATTCATGCTTATGGTCGCTCTTATGCTCATGACTGGAACCTCGATAGCAAGCAATAACATCCCAGCACTGGTTGAGTCCTCTCTTGAAGAGGCGCGAATGGCTGATTTTACTGTAGACACTATCCCACTATCAACGTCCATTCTCCACTCGATTATAGGAAGGAAAGACTATGTTGACGAGTATGAGATGAGGTTAGTCATGAGAACCACAGCTTTCAATGTCAAGGGGTGGCCTGAAAGCACCGACATACTACTAATAGGAGTGAATTCTCCGCTGAAACTGAACAGGGTAAGCGTGGTGAGCGGTAGGCTCTTTGAGGAGGATGAGGAAGCCCTGGTGGTTGAGCATGACCTGGGCGAGAATGTACTGGGGAGAAATTTGTTAGTTAAGACTTTGGCAGGTAATGTTACACTAAAAGTTGTAGGAACATGTAGGGCCGTTTGGATGCCTCGATGGTATGCCAGCTCAATAGCATACGCATTGGTTCATATCAAAGTATTACAGCGGATCATGAGCCTAGACGGCTGTGCGAATCAGGTTCTCGTGAAGATCAAAGGCGGATATAACACAGTTGATTGCATGAATGATCTTCGTATGGGACTTCAAGCTTATGGAGCCGTCTCAACGTCTATCCAGGGACAAGTCATCCCATTTATTGAAACGAGAACATACTACAATTACCTTGTCTCTCTATTCTCCCTGATAGGGGTTTCTCTTCTTGCGGTTAGTTTGGCATTAATGTATTGTTCATTGAATCTCATGGTGACCCAGGAATATAGAGATCTTGGAACGCTGAGAGCTCTTGGAGCGAACCGAAGAGATATTGTAACAGCCTATATGCTCAGAGGGCTTCTTCTAGGAGCTTTGGGAAGTATTTCAGGCGTCTTTCTCGGGGTGATTGCTGCTCGAACGCTCCTATCAGGCTTTGCGTCTGTAAGCCAAATTTTCGAGGGCGCAAGTTATTTTGTCGGTTTCCTTCCAGAGATAATCGGGCAGAACGCGGAAATGCTTGTAGCCTACATAGTGTTGGGGACATCCCTCTCTCTACTTCTAGTGATGCCCCCAGCGGCGATTGCATCAAATATCCCCCCATCACAGGCTATGAAGAGTTTTTCAGGTCTTCTAGCGATGAGCGGACGGTCTAATCCTAGAACCTCGAGAGGCCCGCTATTTATGAGATATGCCTTAAGAAGCTTAGCGAGAAGAAAGGGCCGTGAGGCTGCGATAGTAATAGTCATAGCGGTTAGTGTCGCAGTAAATTCAACGTTGCTGGCCGCCTCTGAAGCTCAGCAGAACCTTCTAAACGAAACTATAGCCGCACTCAACTTTGACTATATAATATGCCTTAACAGGAGATTCAATGCAACTTTGCTGGGGACGGACCTTGAGCCATTCCTGAACGAAGCCGAGTTCATCGAGTTCGCTTACTACACTAACATGAGGGCTGCAGGGTATACTTTGTTCGCCATCGGGATGCCCGTCGGCGCCACATACTTCAACTATCCACTCGTGGAGGGTGGGCGCTTTACTGGAGAAATGTGTGAAGTCATACTTACTGAGAGTCTCGCGAAAATAATTGGCGCAAGAGTTAATGGCAACTTAACGTTTTCCACAGACATTAGAAGCGCGAATCTGACCGTGATTGGTATTAGAAGAGATCCAATTTTTAATGTGCTGGTTCTCCCGTTGCCGACGGCTCAGATGCTGGATAGTGCAGAAGGATCTGTCAACGCGTTTGTTATTAAGGCGAAGGCAGGAGTTGACTCTTCTCGTTTGATACAGAACATAAGAAGGAGTGTTAGAGGCTACCTTTGGCATATTGATAGGGCGGGGATAATCAACATTCTTTCCGACTTGCTTACAGAGGCTTTCCAATCGACTGCAACTGTTATGATCACCTTCACTTGGATAACGTCGGTGCTTCTAATCTTCAGCATTGCAGGACAAAATATAAATGAGGAGCGAATGGTTATAGCTATTTTGAGAGCTCTCGGTCTAAGCAGGGGAAAGTGCATCATTCTAATAGCATTCAAACTTTTGGTTCTAGGCGTCGTCTCGGCGGTGCTCTGCGGTGTATTAACCCCCTTAATCCTTAAGGTTTTCTCAGATCTTTTAGCATCTACACTGCAATTGAGAATTCCATTATATCTCTCGCCTGGAATCCTCGTGAATTCGGCTATCTTCATCCTAGTGACAACTTTGCCGAGTGGCTTAATCCTAGGAGTCTACGCCGCAAGCCTCAACATTGTCTCGACGCTTAGATATGAGTAG
- a CDS encoding hydroxyacid dehydrogenase, with the protein MEKVKILICDPIDEDGIGIMVREGFHVDFRPSITKEDLSKIIGEYHAVIVRGRTKITRDLINLGGRLRVIGRAGVGLDNIDVEAARERGITVLNTPEATSDSVAELTVGLILAVSRKIALADRLMKEGKWVKSQFEGIQLRGKTLGIIGFGNIGMRVAKICKEFGMKILVTKRTPPQHELLVTLGAEHVSLRDLLTLSDIITVHVPLTHETRNLIGYEAFSLMKNGAILINTSRGGVVNEKALLDALKSGKLAGAGLDVYEKEPPENFELIRLPNVVCTPHIGAQTVEAQRAASVAIADKLVKFFKSK; encoded by the coding sequence ATGGAAAAGGTAAAGATCCTTATATGCGACCCGATCGATGAAGATGGTATTGGCATAATGGTCCGTGAAGGTTTTCATGTCGATTTCAGACCCTCCATCACTAAAGAGGATCTTTCGAAAATAATAGGGGAATATCACGCCGTAATCGTCAGAGGCAGGACAAAGATTACAAGAGATCTCATCAACCTCGGAGGCAGGCTTAGGGTTATTGGACGGGCTGGTGTAGGACTAGATAACATCGATGTTGAAGCGGCTAGAGAGAGGGGGATAACAGTTCTGAATACACCTGAAGCCACATCAGACTCCGTCGCAGAATTAACCGTTGGACTGATATTAGCGGTTTCACGGAAAATCGCTCTTGCCGATCGACTTATGAAAGAGGGAAAATGGGTAAAAAGCCAGTTTGAGGGCATACAGCTCAGAGGTAAGACTCTTGGTATAATAGGGTTCGGCAACATTGGGATGAGAGTAGCGAAGATCTGCAAAGAGTTCGGGATGAAGATTCTCGTAACAAAGAGAACGCCCCCACAACATGAATTGCTTGTGACCCTAGGGGCAGAGCATGTTTCACTACGTGACCTTTTAACCTTAAGCGACATAATAACAGTCCACGTCCCTTTAACACATGAAACCAGAAACCTGATCGGCTACGAAGCATTCAGCCTAATGAAGAACGGAGCGATCCTAATAAATACCTCAAGAGGAGGAGTTGTTAATGAAAAAGCTCTCTTAGATGCTCTTAAATCTGGAAAACTTGCAGGGGCAGGCCTTGATGTTTACGAGAAGGAGCCGCCTGAAAACTTCGAACTGATCAGGCTGCCTAACGTCGTCTGCACACCTCATATCGGTGCTCAGACAGTGGAGGCGCAGCGAGCCGCATCGGTCGCCATTGCCGATAAGCTCGTAAAGTTCTTCAAAAGCAAATGA
- a CDS encoding ABC transporter ATP-binding protein, whose translation MNSVVVVRNIRKIYDVGETKVIALDGVSLEVERGEYVAVLGPSGSGKSTLLNLLGGLDRPSSGSILIDGEDLGKLKESRLSRLRAEKIGFIFQFFNLIPTFSVIENVMVPAEILGLEKSESMRRAECLLEKVGLRKRARHFPHQLSGGEQQRVAIARALVNNPVLLLCDEPTGNLDTKTGAEIVNLLSEVNKEQNTTLIVVTHDKRIASSADRIVELVDGRIVREA comes from the coding sequence TTGAATTCCGTAGTTGTTGTAAGGAACATAAGGAAGATCTATGATGTTGGCGAGACTAAAGTCATCGCTCTTGATGGTGTAAGCTTAGAGGTTGAGCGAGGCGAATACGTGGCGGTTCTTGGTCCTAGCGGTTCAGGAAAATCTACGCTTCTTAACCTTCTAGGTGGACTGGACAGGCCTTCTTCGGGTTCAATACTCATTGATGGTGAAGACTTGGGAAAACTTAAGGAGAGTAGGCTATCGCGTTTGAGGGCTGAGAAAATAGGCTTCATCTTCCAATTCTTCAATTTGATCCCAACTTTCAGTGTTATAGAGAATGTTATGGTTCCCGCGGAAATATTAGGTTTGGAAAAGAGTGAGTCTATGAGGAGGGCTGAGTGTCTGCTGGAGAAAGTTGGGCTTCGGAAGAGGGCGAGGCATTTTCCACACCAGCTCTCGGGAGGAGAGCAGCAGAGGGTTGCAATTGCAAGGGCGCTTGTCAACAATCCGGTGCTTCTGCTATGTGATGAGCCTACAGGAAATCTTGATACAAAGACTGGGGCTGAAATAGTCAATCTACTGAGTGAGGTGAACAAGGAGCAGAACACTACGTTAATCGTTGTGACCCATGATAAGAGAATAGCCAGTTCCGCTGATCGGATTGTCGAGCTAGTTGACGGTCGAATTGTGAGGGAAGCCTGA